The following coding sequences are from one Coffea arabica cultivar ET-39 chromosome 11e, Coffea Arabica ET-39 HiFi, whole genome shotgun sequence window:
- the LOC140021290 gene encoding uncharacterized protein: protein MDLAVANQSGSVWVLFKSSFNCHTVGESDQHITLGVVSQLLPEEIYFSFVHAKCTAQEREGLWVQLLREKQKVKALVLVGDFNVILNAEEKRGSAPFRQADGVELARFMSLAEVGDAGFSGFRYTWCNNRQGMARVWRRLDRLLLNSAAMRMESDFIVQHLGRDSSDHAPLLLSAVTRLDGKPSPFRFLNVWTIKPDFLDVVKKCWSGSLPGSPLKVLSEKLQRTKQALRQWSRSSFGDIFLEIRSAEQNVVEAEIAHDDHPSDELLINLQEAHAQLRNALVVEEEFWRQKARVKWLADGDRNTAFFHAVVTERRRKSGYKEFFLWSGVAEKCYGYCHCIVA from the coding sequence ATGGATTTGGCTGTTGCAAATCAGTCAGGTAGTGTTTGGGTATTGTTCAAGTCTTCGTTTAATTGTCATACAGTAGGGGAATCGGACCAGCACATCACGCTGGGCGTGGTTTCCCAATTATTGCCTGAGGAGATATACTTTTCATTTGTTCATGCAAAGTGCACTGCCCAGGAGAGGGAAGGACTATGGGTACAGCTATTGCGAGAGAAGCAGAAGGTTAAGGCCTTGGTTTTGGTGGGggattttaatgttattttgaATGCAGAGGAGAAACGGGGCAGCGCTCCATTCAGGCAGGCTGATGGGGTGGAATTAGCACGGTTTATGTCATTAGCAGAGGTTGGAGATGCTGGTTTCTCGGGGTTTAGGTATACTTGGTGCAATAATAGGCAGGGTATGGCTAGGGTTTGGAGACGATTAGATAGACTGTTGCTCAACTCGGCGGCTATGAGGATGGAAAGTGATTTCATAGTGCAACATTTGGGGAGGGACTCGTCGGATCATGCGCCACTTCTGTTATCTGCGGTGACGAGGTTGGATGGTAAGCCGTCGCCGTTCCGCTTCTTGAATGTATGGACAATAAAACCTGATTTCCTGGATGTGGTTAAAAAGTGTTGGTCTGGTTCCCTCCCTGGTTCGCCTCTCAAGGTTTTATCGGAGAAGCTCCAGAGGACGAAACAGGCGCTTCGCCAATGGTCCAGGAGTTCTTTTGGGGACATTTTCTTGGAGATTCGGTCAGCAGAACAAAATGTGGTAGAGGCAGAAATAGCCCATGATGACCATCCATCAGATGAGTTGCTGATAAACCTACAAGAGGCACATGCTCAATTGCGCAATGCTTTGGTGGTTGAAGAAGAGTTTTGGAGGCAGAAAGCTCGGGTTAAATGGCTTGCGGACGGTGACAGGAATACGGCTTTCTTTCATGCAGTAGTGACGGAAAGGCGGCGAAAGTCGGGCTATAAGGAGTTTTTTTTGTGGAGCGGAGTTGCCGAAAAGTGTTACGGCTACTGCCATTGTATTGTTGCCTAA